One stretch of Chryseobacterium fluminis DNA includes these proteins:
- a CDS encoding glycoside hydrolase family 3 N-terminal domain-containing protein — MAVSLLSSVCIAAQKPIYKDPAQPVEARVQDLLQRMTPEEKFWQCFMIPGDLDNVPKGQYSHGIFGLQVSAGNQGGGVAGQLLKYNAGEDAGRLVKKINAVQKYFVEESRLGIPIIPFDEALHGLMREGATAFPQAIGLSATFNPELMKEVSAAIAKESRLRGIRQILTPVVNLASDVRWGRTEETYGEDPFLTSVMGVSFISSFEQQGIITTPKHFLANVGEGGRDSYPIHWSKRYLEETHLIPFQKAFIQGKSRSVMTSYNLLDGRPSTASHWLLTEKLKNEWNFKGFVISDASAVGGANVLHFTAKDYGDASAQAINAGLDVIFQTEYQHYKLFIPPFLDGRISKERIDDAVARVLRAKFELGLFENPYVSDKDISALKKINHKPLAEKTAVESFVLLQNNNRTLPISENYKKILVVGPDAVDARLGGYSGPGNKKVSILDGIKNLVKNKNIEITYSKGIDWNLKDFVTVPAEFLSSGNQKGLKGTYFSNPDLTGNSAFEKQDEQLNFKWTLYSPDPEKLQPDSYSIRWTGKLEAPDSGTYQLGLRGNDGFKMYLNGKLIIDHWEKVSYSTKTIDVDFIKGQKYNIVVEFHENRGEANIELIWNYGLHDYQKDFNEALQQAQHAEYIIITAGIHEGEFQDRSSLSLPGNQEKFIEEISKLNKPTTVVLVGGSAIKTTDWQNKTGAILDIWYPGEEGGNAVAKVLFGLENPSGKLPVTFPVEEGQLPLTYHHHPTGRGNDYYDLSGEPLYPFGFGLSYTTFEISDLQLNKTSYSEQDTVVAKVKIKNTGSTAGSEVIQLYVKDLLASVSRPVLELKGFKKIDLKPGESKQIIIEVPVKELQFLDSAMKWTVEKGTYRIFVGNSSKNLPLKQNIEVN, encoded by the coding sequence ATGGCAGTTTCACTCCTGAGTTCAGTTTGTATTGCTGCCCAAAAACCAATATACAAGGATCCCGCACAGCCTGTGGAGGCAAGAGTTCAGGATCTGCTGCAAAGAATGACTCCCGAAGAAAAGTTCTGGCAGTGTTTTATGATTCCGGGAGATCTGGATAACGTACCGAAAGGTCAGTATTCACACGGGATTTTCGGACTGCAGGTCAGTGCAGGAAATCAGGGTGGAGGAGTGGCAGGACAATTATTGAAATATAATGCCGGTGAAGATGCCGGAAGATTGGTAAAAAAAATCAATGCCGTTCAAAAATATTTTGTCGAAGAATCCCGGCTGGGAATCCCGATAATTCCCTTTGATGAAGCTTTACACGGATTAATGCGTGAAGGAGCGACCGCTTTTCCCCAGGCAATCGGTTTATCGGCGACCTTCAACCCCGAATTAATGAAGGAAGTATCTGCTGCGATTGCTAAAGAATCCCGACTAAGGGGAATCCGCCAGATTCTGACTCCGGTAGTGAACCTGGCAAGTGATGTCCGGTGGGGCAGGACAGAGGAAACCTATGGCGAAGACCCGTTTCTGACGTCTGTGATGGGAGTCAGTTTTATCAGTTCATTTGAACAACAGGGAATTATTACAACGCCGAAACATTTTTTAGCCAATGTGGGCGAAGGCGGAAGAGACTCATATCCGATTCACTGGAGCAAAAGATATTTGGAGGAAACGCATCTGATTCCTTTTCAGAAAGCTTTTATTCAGGGGAAAAGCCGATCGGTGATGACCTCATATAATTTGCTGGACGGAAGACCTTCGACCGCCAGTCACTGGCTGTTAACCGAAAAATTAAAAAATGAATGGAATTTCAAAGGTTTTGTCATCAGTGATGCCAGTGCGGTGGGTGGTGCCAACGTTCTCCATTTTACGGCAAAAGACTATGGTGATGCTTCGGCACAGGCGATAAATGCCGGACTGGACGTGATCTTTCAGACCGAATATCAGCATTATAAACTTTTTATTCCGCCTTTTCTGGATGGCAGGATTTCAAAGGAAAGGATTGATGATGCGGTGGCCAGAGTGCTGAGAGCAAAGTTTGAATTAGGTCTGTTTGAAAATCCATATGTTTCCGATAAAGATATCTCTGCGCTAAAGAAGATCAACCATAAACCGCTGGCAGAGAAAACAGCCGTGGAATCCTTTGTTTTGCTTCAGAATAATAACAGGACGCTCCCGATTTCCGAAAATTACAAAAAGATTTTAGTGGTCGGACCCGATGCCGTGGACGCCCGACTGGGCGGCTACTCCGGACCGGGAAATAAAAAAGTGAGTATTCTGGACGGGATTAAAAATTTGGTTAAAAATAAAAATATTGAAATCACTTACTCAAAAGGGATCGACTGGAATTTAAAGGATTTTGTAACCGTTCCCGCTGAATTTTTATCTTCCGGAAATCAAAAAGGGCTGAAAGGAACGTATTTTTCCAATCCTGATTTAACAGGGAACTCCGCATTTGAAAAACAGGATGAACAATTAAATTTTAAATGGACCTTATATTCCCCGGATCCTGAAAAATTACAACCCGACAGTTACAGTATCCGCTGGACCGGAAAACTGGAAGCTCCGGATTCAGGAACGTATCAGTTGGGACTTCGTGGCAATGATGGTTTCAAAATGTATTTAAACGGAAAATTAATAATTGATCATTGGGAGAAGGTGAGTTATTCCACAAAAACGATTGATGTTGATTTTATCAAAGGTCAGAAATATAATATTGTGGTAGAATTTCATGAAAACAGGGGTGAAGCGAATATCGAGCTGATCTGGAATTATGGCCTGCATGATTACCAAAAAGATTTTAATGAAGCTTTACAACAGGCACAGCATGCAGAATATATCATCATAACCGCTGGAATTCACGAAGGTGAATTTCAGGATCGCTCTTCACTGAGCCTTCCAGGAAATCAGGAAAAATTCATTGAAGAAATTTCAAAATTAAATAAACCGACCACCGTTGTTCTGGTTGGCGGATCAGCCATAAAAACCACAGACTGGCAGAATAAGACAGGGGCTATCCTGGATATCTGGTATCCTGGAGAGGAAGGCGGAAATGCAGTGGCGAAAGTCCTTTTCGGATTAGAAAATCCGTCCGGGAAATTACCGGTCACTTTTCCGGTTGAAGAAGGGCAGTTGCCTTTGACGTACCATCATCATCCGACAGGACGTGGAAATGATTATTATGATCTGAGCGGCGAGCCATTATATCCGTTTGGTTTCGGACTGAGTTATACCACTTTTGAGATTTCTGATTTACAATTAAATAAAACGAGCTATTCGGAGCAGGATACAGTCGTGGCAAAAGTAAAGATTAAAAATACAGGGTCAACAGCAGGAAGCGAGGTTATTCAGTTATACGTAAAAGACCTGTTGGCCTCGGTTTCAAGACCGGTTCTGGAACTGAAAGGTTTTAAAAAAATAGATTTGAAACCAGGCGAGTCAAAGCAGATTATCATCGAAGTTCCTGTAAAGGAATTACAGTTCCTGGATTCAGCAATGAAATGGACCGTCGAGAAAGGAACCTACAGAATTTTTGTCGGGAATTCTTCCAAAAATCTTCCGTTAAAGCAAAACATAGAGGTTAATTAA
- a CDS encoding SRPBCC family protein — protein sequence MSRIYLKIKIKADICTVFDMARDIDLHQKSTFKTGEKAIAGRTTGLIEEGETVTWRAKHLGFYQTHTSRIINMDKSYQFTDIMVKGTFKSLKHQHIFSQEGKCTIMTDIFEFESPFGIIGKLFNRFFLKNYMKNFLLERNKLIKTTAENNKNLIEE from the coding sequence ATGTCAAGAATTTATTTAAAAATAAAGATCAAAGCCGATATCTGCACCGTTTTTGACATGGCAAGAGATATCGATTTACATCAGAAATCAACGTTCAAAACAGGAGAAAAAGCCATTGCAGGAAGAACTACAGGATTGATTGAAGAAGGAGAAACGGTGACCTGGAGAGCAAAACATTTAGGTTTTTATCAGACCCACACTTCCAGGATCATCAATATGGACAAATCTTATCAATTCACAGATATTATGGTAAAAGGAACTTTCAAGTCCTTAAAACATCAGCATATTTTCAGTCAGGAAGGTAAATGTACAATCATGACCGATATTTTTGAATTTGAGTCTCCGTTTGGGATCATCGGAAAACTTTTCAACCGTTTTTTTCTCAAAAACTATATGAAGAACTTTCTGCTGGAAAGAAATAAATTAATTAAAACTACCGCAGAAAATAATAAAAACTTGATTGAAGAATAA
- a CDS encoding TIGR01777 family oxidoreductase — protein sequence MKIIIAAGTGFLGRNLEEYFKEKGNQVYILTRKPKRKNEFHWDAKTLGEWKNLLENADVLINLTGKSVDCRYTEKSKREIYSSRINSTKVLRKAVDYCTNKPKLWLNASSATIYIHSETQMNTEENGIIGDDFSMNICKSWEKEFFSPDHEDVRKVALRTSIVLGNNGGAFPKLKLITKAGLGGKQGNGNQKVSWIHIVDFCKAIDHIIDHENISGIINITAPNPLSNEELMMELRKQIKISFGLNAAVWQLELASVFLKTETELLLKSRNVYPERLITSGFRFLYPNIESAFKNLLQPFTSAKTKDF from the coding sequence ATGAAAATCATCATCGCTGCCGGAACCGGATTTCTGGGAAGAAACCTGGAAGAGTATTTTAAAGAAAAAGGAAATCAGGTGTATATTCTGACCAGGAAACCAAAACGTAAAAACGAATTTCATTGGGACGCCAAAACGCTGGGTGAATGGAAAAATTTGCTTGAAAATGCCGATGTTCTTATCAATCTCACGGGTAAATCGGTCGATTGCCGGTACACGGAGAAAAGCAAACGGGAAATCTATTCTTCAAGAATCAACAGCACAAAAGTTCTCCGGAAAGCCGTTGATTATTGTACCAATAAACCCAAACTCTGGCTGAATGCAAGTTCGGCAACCATCTACATCCATTCCGAAACACAGATGAACACAGAAGAAAACGGGATTATAGGTGATGATTTTTCAATGAATATCTGTAAAAGCTGGGAAAAGGAATTTTTTAGCCCTGACCATGAAGATGTGAGAAAAGTGGCATTACGGACCTCAATTGTTTTAGGTAATAATGGCGGTGCATTCCCGAAATTGAAATTGATCACAAAAGCAGGACTGGGTGGTAAGCAGGGAAACGGAAATCAAAAGGTAAGCTGGATTCATATTGTTGATTTCTGCAAAGCAATTGATCATATTATTGACCATGAAAACATATCAGGAATAATCAATATAACAGCCCCAAATCCTTTGTCTAATGAAGAACTGATGATGGAATTAAGGAAGCAAATAAAAATCTCCTTTGGGTTGAATGCAGCGGTCTGGCAATTGGAACTCGCCTCTGTTTTCTTAAAAACCGAAACAGAATTATTATTAAAAAGCAGAAATGTATACCCAGAAAGGCTTATAACGAGCGGTTTTCGGTTTCTGTATCCCAACATCGAATCTGCGTTTAAAAACTTACTTCAACCTTTCACATCAGCTAAAACCAAAGATTTTTAA